One Primulina huaijiensis isolate GDHJ02 chromosome 5, ASM1229523v2, whole genome shotgun sequence DNA segment encodes these proteins:
- the LOC140976094 gene encoding probable methyltransferase PMT9, giving the protein MHDLLRRMCWRVVARKDQTVIWAKSLSNSCYRKRTLGTLPLMCSSDDDPDTTWNVLMKGCITPYSVKMHREKGSGLESWPRRLTAPPPRLEEIGISIEEFQNDMNVWHYRVAEYWKQMKSVIFRNSLRNVMEMNSNLGGFAAALNDKDVWVMNVAPVNESSKLKIIYDRGLIGTAHDWCESFSTYPRTYDLLHAWSVFSQIGDRGCSSQDLPIEMDRILRPEGFVVIRDSPAVISYVHKFLASLKWDGWSSEVEPSADSLTLSDERVLIARKKLWDENHVS; this is encoded by the exons ATGCACGACCTTCTGCGAAGAATGTGCTGGAGAGTTGTTGCAAGGAAAGACCAAACCGTGATATGGGCCAAGTCTTTAAGTAATAGTTGCTATAGGAAAAGAACTCTAGGAACTTTACCACTTATGTGTAGTTCCGATGATGATCCAGACACGACATGGAATGTGCTTATGAAAGGATGCATCACTCCATATTCAGTGA aGATGCACCGGGAAAAGGGGAGTGGACTAGAATCCTGGCCACGAAGGCTCACAGCACCTCCACCGCGTCTAGAAGAAATTGGTATCAGTATCGAGGAATTTCAGAATGACATG AATGTATGGCATTATCGAGTGGCCGAGTACTGGAAGCAGATGAAATCTGTCATATTTAGGAACTCACTCAGAAATGTCATGGAAATGAATTCAAATCTTGGTGGATTTGCTGCTGCCCTAAATGACAAGGATGTTTGGGTCATGAATGTTGCTCCAGTCAATGAATCATCCAAGTTAAAGATCATATACGATCGAGGCTTGATTGGAACAGCTCATGACTG GTGTGAATCGTTCTCAACTTATCCACGCACCTACGACTTGCTACATGCCTGGTCTGTATTCTCGCAGATTGGGGACCGAGGTTGTAGCTCACAGGATCTGCCTATTGAAATGGATCGAATACTGAGGCCAGAAGGATTTGTGGTGATTCGAGACTCGCCTGCTGTCATCAGCTATGTACATAAATTCTTGGCTTCCTTAAAGTGGGATGGATGGTCATCAGAGGTTGAACCAAGTGCCGATTCGCTCACCTTAAGTGATGAAAGAGTGTTAATTGCGAGAAAGAAATTGTGGGATGAGAATCATGTGTCATAA